From one Gemella morbillorum genomic stretch:
- a CDS encoding THUMP domain-containing class I SAM-dependent RNA methyltransferase, which yields MKFNLVATTPMGIEAIVAKEVQDLGYETKVENGRVYYSGDKRAIVRSNLWLRCADRVKIVVAQFPAYTFEELFEKTKEIDWDKYLPVDAKFPVDGRSHKSTLFSVSDCQSIVKKAIVEKMKKSYGITGWLTETGERYRLEIIMLNDIATILLDTSGDGLHKRGYRAKQGTAPLKETLAAAMVKLTNWKGETPLYDVFCGSGTLLIEAAMLAQNMAPGINRNFDFEKWPWMPKSLVDEERNKAEEAIDYEKELELYGSDIDPKMIQTAENNAEEIGLAGVIKFKQMSVYDFVVKRESGCVIANPPYGERLGEKKEVEAMYKYLGSQLKNQKYWSLYLLTSHKMFEHLYGKKATKRRKLFNGSIECTYYQYWGEKLR from the coding sequence ATGAAATTTAATTTAGTAGCGACAACGCCTATGGGAATTGAAGCGATAGTAGCAAAAGAAGTACAAGATTTAGGATATGAAACAAAGGTAGAAAATGGTAGAGTATATTATTCTGGTGATAAAAGAGCTATAGTACGATCAAACCTTTGGTTAAGATGTGCAGATAGGGTGAAAATTGTTGTTGCCCAATTTCCAGCATACACATTTGAAGAGTTATTTGAAAAAACAAAAGAAATAGACTGGGATAAATATCTTCCAGTTGATGCTAAATTTCCAGTAGATGGACGTAGTCATAAATCAACATTATTTAGTGTATCTGACTGTCAATCAATTGTAAAAAAAGCAATAGTAGAAAAAATGAAAAAAAGCTATGGAATTACAGGTTGGTTAACAGAAACAGGAGAAAGATATAGATTAGAAATTATAATGTTAAATGATATTGCGACAATCTTATTAGATACATCTGGTGATGGACTTCACAAGCGTGGTTATCGAGCTAAACAAGGGACTGCTCCGCTAAAAGAGACCCTTGCGGCAGCAATGGTAAAATTAACCAATTGGAAGGGAGAAACTCCTTTATATGATGTATTTTGTGGATCAGGTACGTTGTTGATAGAAGCAGCAATGTTAGCTCAAAATATGGCACCAGGTATAAATCGTAATTTTGATTTTGAAAAATGGCCATGGATGCCAAAATCTCTGGTAGATGAAGAAAGAAATAAAGCTGAGGAAGCAATAGACTATGAGAAAGAATTAGAGTTATATGGTTCTGATATCGACCCTAAAATGATTCAAACTGCAGAAAATAATGCTGAGGAAATCGGATTAGCAGGTGTGATAAAATTTAAGCAGATGTCAGTTTATGATTTTGTTGTAAAAAGAGAATCTGGATGTGTCATTGCCAATCCACCTTATGGAGAGCGTTTAGGTGAGAAAAAAGAAGTTGAGGCAATGTATAAATATTTAGGAAGTCAATTAAAAAATCAAAAATATTGGTCATTGTATTTACTAACTTCTCATAAAATGTTTGAACATTTATATGGGAAAAAAGCAACTAAGAGAAGAAAATTATTTAATGGATCTATTGAATGTACTTATTATCAGTACTGGGGAGAGAAATTAAGATAA
- a CDS encoding Asp23/Gls24 family envelope stress response protein, producing the protein MALEINNDLGHVSISDDVIASVAGGTAVSCYGIIGMASKNQVKDGITEILGKENYSKGIKVKKDEGKLIIDLYIIVMYGTKISEIANNVQSSVKYQIEKTLGVKVDEVNIFIQGIKVNK; encoded by the coding sequence ATGGCATTAGAAATTAATAATGATCTAGGACATGTTTCTATTAGTGATGATGTGATTGCATCAGTTGCTGGAGGTACAGCGGTAAGTTGTTACGGAATTATAGGAATGGCTAGTAAAAATCAAGTTAAAGATGGAATTACAGAAATATTAGGTAAAGAAAATTATTCTAAAGGAATAAAAGTAAAAAAAGACGAAGGTAAATTAATAATTGATTTATATATTATAGTTATGTATGGAACAAAAATTTCAGAAATTGCTAATAATGTTCAATCTTCAGTAAAATACCAAATTGAAAAAACATTAGGTGTTAAAGTGGATGAGGTTAATATCTTTATTCAAGGCATCAAGGTTAACAAATAG
- a CDS encoding DAK2 domain-containing protein, whose translation MVEKINGLVLAKMIDLGARNLAKNAEKINSLNVFPVPDGDTGTNMNLSMSSGAKETAANTVENIGELGKSFSKGLLMGARGNSGVILSQLFRGMSQYIVDKKEIDSKEFAAAIQNGVNIAYKAIIKPVEGTILTVAREAAEAGVKKAESTTSVIEVMEAIYAEAQESLKRTPDLLPILKEVGVVDSGGQGLVCVYQGFVAALKGEEIDGLDAVETNIVDMQFEDDHDMDFMSPEDIVYGFCTEFTVRLDKDKKEFDEDQFRKDMSEFGDSLLVISDSEYVKIHVHTETPGEVFNYGQQYGELIKIKSDNMREQHREVLRKQESKQATTSKEVKEQAMISISMGSGLSKVLTSMGVDYVVEGGQTMNPSTEDIMKAIKEVNAKNIYIFPNNKNIQLAAKQAAELAEENVYVVESKTAPQGLAAVMVFNPNVSPEENFANMQEVLGTVSTLEVTHAVRDTHIEGVEIKKDEFMGIRDGKIVVSNLSLNTVLEELLEKSIDEDKEIVTIYLGEESTDEYTDFLEKLIEDKYPDVEVELVESGQPVYPYIIGLE comes from the coding sequence ATAGTGGAAAAGATAAATGGCCTTGTTTTAGCTAAAATGATAGACTTAGGTGCTAGAAATTTAGCTAAAAATGCAGAAAAAATAAATTCATTAAATGTATTCCCTGTTCCAGATGGAGACACAGGAACAAACATGAACCTATCTATGTCTTCAGGAGCTAAAGAAACAGCAGCTAATACTGTTGAAAATATTGGAGAACTAGGAAAATCATTCTCTAAAGGGTTGTTAATGGGTGCTCGTGGTAATTCAGGAGTTATTCTTTCTCAATTATTTAGAGGGATGTCACAATACATTGTTGACAAGAAAGAAATTGATTCTAAAGAATTTGCTGCCGCAATTCAAAATGGTGTAAACATAGCGTATAAAGCTATAATTAAGCCAGTTGAAGGTACTATTTTAACAGTAGCTCGTGAAGCAGCAGAAGCAGGAGTTAAAAAAGCTGAAAGTACAACATCTGTTATTGAAGTAATGGAAGCTATCTATGCGGAAGCACAAGAATCACTTAAAAGAACACCAGACCTATTACCTATTTTGAAAGAAGTAGGTGTTGTCGACTCAGGAGGACAAGGACTTGTTTGTGTATATCAAGGCTTTGTTGCTGCTCTTAAAGGAGAAGAAATCGACGGTTTAGATGCAGTTGAAACAAATATAGTTGATATGCAATTTGAAGATGATCATGACATGGACTTCATGAGTCCAGAAGATATAGTTTATGGTTTCTGTACAGAATTTACTGTTCGTCTTGATAAAGATAAAAAAGAATTTGATGAAGATCAGTTCCGTAAAGATATGAGTGAGTTTGGAGATTCGTTACTTGTTATTTCAGATAGTGAGTATGTAAAAATTCACGTTCACACTGAGACTCCAGGAGAGGTGTTTAATTATGGACAACAATATGGGGAGCTTATAAAAATTAAATCAGATAATATGCGTGAGCAACATAGAGAAGTTTTAAGAAAACAAGAATCTAAACAAGCAACTACTTCAAAAGAAGTTAAAGAGCAAGCTATGATTTCTATTTCAATGGGAAGTGGATTAAGTAAAGTTTTAACTTCAATGGGCGTTGATTATGTAGTTGAAGGTGGTCAAACTATGAATCCTTCAACAGAAGACATTATGAAAGCTATAAAAGAAGTAAATGCTAAAAATATCTATATTTTCCCTAATAATAAGAATATTCAACTTGCAGCTAAACAAGCAGCAGAGTTAGCAGAAGAAAATGTTTATGTTGTGGAAAGCAAGACAGCTCCTCAAGGATTGGCTGCAGTAATGGTATTTAATCCTAATGTTAGTCCAGAAGAAAACTTTGCAAACATGCAAGAAGTATTAGGGACAGTTAGTACTTTAGAAGTAACTCATGCTGTTCGTGATACGCATATTGAAGGTGTTGAGATTAAAAAAGATGAATTTATGGGGATTCGTGATGGGAAAATTGTAGTTTCTAATTTATCACTTAACACTGTATTAGAAGAATTATTAGAGAAATCTATCGATGAAGACAAAGAAATCGTAACTATTTACCTAGGTGAAGAAAGTACAGATGAATATACGGATTTCTTAGAAAAATTAATCGAAGATAAATATCCTGATGTAGAAGTTGAGCTTGTAGAATCAGGGCAACCAGTATATCCATACATCATAGGATTAGAATAA
- a CDS encoding RrF2 family transcriptional regulator, whose product MHLTKSTEQAICIMVMLYLQDRHVFLNSKEISQRLNISPTYLKKIMRKLVLHDLVKANTGVGGGYKYKANKKVTLYDIYVALNGEVEIFVLKTDYVSKIFEGALAVDKRYKKYLNKVNSINQSIKKSLEEITIDNLVEDILDENSRIRLDWNNWEEEFERVNVFFKG is encoded by the coding sequence ATGCATTTAACAAAAAGTACTGAACAAGCGATTTGTATTATGGTAATGTTGTATCTTCAAGATAGACATGTATTTCTTAATTCAAAAGAAATTAGCCAACGCCTTAATATATCTCCTACATATTTAAAAAAAATCATGAGAAAGTTAGTTCTTCATGATTTAGTAAAAGCCAATACAGGTGTAGGAGGAGGATATAAATATAAAGCTAACAAAAAAGTTACTTTATATGATATTTATGTGGCACTGAATGGTGAAGTAGAAATTTTTGTTTTAAAAACTGACTATGTTTCTAAAATATTTGAAGGTGCATTAGCTGTTGATAAGAGGTATAAAAAATATCTTAATAAAGTTAATTCAATTAATCAATCAATAAAAAAATCATTAGAAGAAATTACAATAGATAATTTAGTGGAAGATATTTTAGATGAAAATTCAAGAATCCGTCTAGATTGGAATAATTGGGAAGAAGAGTTTGAAAGAGTTAATGTCTTCTTTAAAGGATAA
- a CDS encoding flavodoxin translates to MNIKLVYASLTGNTEMLSDLIIEKFEAEKGIEIEKLFIEDMVDFDFLDDADAFIVATYTYGEGELPEEMEEFFEALSEKDFSGKIYGVIGTGDTVYEQYCVCVDQFNEQIAQTGATNPTQNLKIEIEADTDEDFENIDKFIEDFSSAL, encoded by the coding sequence GTGAACATAAAATTAGTATATGCTAGCTTAACTGGTAATACAGAAATGTTATCAGACTTAATAATAGAAAAATTTGAAGCAGAAAAAGGTATAGAAATTGAAAAATTATTCATCGAAGATATGGTAGATTTTGATTTTTTAGATGATGCTGATGCATTTATCGTTGCTACCTATACTTATGGTGAGGGTGAACTCCCAGAAGAAATGGAAGAATTTTTTGAAGCACTTAGCGAAAAAGATTTTAGTGGCAAAATTTACGGTGTTATCGGTACTGGGGATACTGTATACGAACAATATTGTGTTTGTGTAGATCAATTCAACGAGCAAATTGCTCAGACTGGTGCTACTAACCCTACTCAAAACTTAAAAATTGAAATAGAAGCCGATACTGATGAAGATTTTGAAAACATCGATAAATTTATAGAAGACTTTTCTTCTGCACTATAA
- a CDS encoding PTS transporter subunit IIC, with protein MTKKTKDFLNIILNGTALGVVAGLIPNAVLSTLFKYLGTLFAPSLFATLSQAMYLLQFSIPVLVGVIVGQFLKFKPLESSVLGATVLAGSGSLTYNAANKAWTGVPMGDLFNVMLVAIIGALLILLVKDKFGAVTIIFLPIIGGLVAAFGLVTLPYMKGLTKLLATIIFEFTTLQPILMCMLITMAFACLIVTPVSTVAMGIILFTNENYIGAGAATLGLVSAAAVLAIGTFRANSRGATAAIILGAIKLMMPNCARKPQLFLTILTTAAITGISGYFLNIVGTHESAGFGIIGLIGPLKSYEMTHGGLLQIVLAFFVIPFGVAFLADRFYCNVLKLYTVDAYKPENL; from the coding sequence ATGACGAAAAAAACAAAGGATTTTCTTAATATAATTTTGAATGGTACAGCACTAGGTGTAGTAGCTGGTTTAATTCCAAACGCAGTATTGAGTACGTTATTTAAATACTTAGGAACATTATTTGCCCCTAGCTTATTTGCTACATTATCACAAGCAATGTATTTATTACAATTTTCTATTCCTGTATTAGTTGGAGTTATTGTAGGGCAATTTTTAAAATTTAAACCGCTAGAATCATCTGTACTAGGAGCAACAGTTTTAGCGGGAAGTGGTTCATTGACTTATAATGCTGCTAATAAAGCTTGGACAGGTGTACCGATGGGGGATTTATTCAATGTAATGCTAGTAGCTATTATAGGGGCATTACTTATTTTGTTGGTAAAAGATAAATTTGGTGCAGTAACAATTATATTTCTTCCAATAATTGGTGGATTAGTAGCAGCTTTTGGTTTAGTGACATTACCTTATATGAAAGGTCTAACTAAATTATTAGCAACAATTATATTTGAGTTTACTACGTTACAACCAATCTTAATGTGTATGTTGATAACTATGGCTTTTGCATGTCTAATTGTAACACCTGTATCAACAGTAGCAATGGGTATAATTTTATTTACAAATGAAAATTATATAGGTGCTGGAGCAGCAACATTAGGATTAGTTTCCGCAGCAGCCGTATTAGCAATAGGAACATTTAGAGCAAATAGTAGAGGAGCCACGGCAGCGATTATTTTAGGAGCTATTAAATTAATGATGCCAAACTGTGCCAGAAAACCTCAATTATTTTTAACTATTTTAACTACCGCTGCAATAACTGGAATTTCTGGTTATTTCTTAAATATTGTAGGAACGCATGAAAGTGCAGGTTTTGGTATTATCGGATTAATTGGGCCACTAAAGTCGTATGAGATGACTCACGGAGGTTTATTACAAATTGTTTTAGCATTTTTTGTAATTCCTTTTGGAGTGGCATTCTTAGCTGATAGATTCTATTGTAATGTTTTAAAATTATATACAGTAGATGCATACAAACCAGAAAACTTATAA
- a CDS encoding CvpA family protein yields MVDILIVLLLFAGVYLGYKRGLIMQLFYLGTIIIGYLVSMLFSSRLAYLFTGLIPIPDNVSEGLNGIYQNLNIPTAYYRVISFIVIFIVIRLIIQVLASIFGLIRKLPLIKTTDRFLGAILGFVEIYLIIFLILYVGTILPTSEWKTTIFTNSTLPEYILENTPILSKQLISLFFDR; encoded by the coding sequence ATGGTAGATATATTAATTGTATTACTTCTTTTTGCAGGAGTCTATCTAGGTTATAAACGAGGACTTATAATGCAACTTTTTTATTTAGGAACAATTATAATAGGCTATCTTGTTTCTATGTTGTTCAGTTCCCGTTTAGCTTATTTATTTACAGGATTAATTCCAATACCTGATAATGTGTCAGAAGGATTAAACGGGATTTACCAAAATCTTAATATTCCTACAGCTTATTATAGAGTTATTTCGTTTATTGTGATATTTATTGTGATTCGATTGATAATTCAAGTTTTAGCTTCTATTTTTGGATTAATAAGAAAATTACCTTTAATAAAGACAACGGATAGATTTTTAGGTGCTATTTTAGGTTTTGTAGAAATTTATTTGATAATCTTTCTAATTCTTTATGTTGGAACAATTTTACCAACATCAGAATGGAAAACAACAATTTTTACTAATTCAACACTTCCAGAGTATATTTTAGAAAACACACCAATATTGTCAAAACAGCTAATAAGCTTATTCTTCGATAGATAG
- a CDS encoding ketopantoate reductase family protein, which produces MRVLFAGAGALGSRFGYMLFKNGEDVTFVDSWKEHVENITKNGLKVIIDDKDLGNYYIPTYYPEDVSGKYDVIFIATKSMQLRSMLEKVKHLIHEDTKVICILNGLGHVDTLKDFVEEKNILIGVTVWTSGLGGPGVLKAYGSGKTEIKQVKEDNLDETLKLIERLNQAGLNMNYSDNTYQSIWHKAGLNCVLNTYCTLIDCNINQYGSYEKHLDLTRAILNEVTAVGHAEGIDVKQEIIEKNIENCFDPKTAGLHYPSLYQDMKNGRLTEIDYLNGEISRLGKIHNIPTPVCDVITLMIHSKESVNGNK; this is translated from the coding sequence ATGAGAGTTTTATTTGCAGGTGCAGGAGCACTAGGATCAAGATTTGGATATATGTTATTTAAGAATGGAGAAGACGTAACGTTTGTTGATTCATGGAAGGAACACGTGGAAAACATTACGAAAAATGGCCTAAAGGTTATTATTGATGACAAAGATCTTGGTAATTATTATATTCCAACATACTATCCTGAAGATGTTTCAGGAAAGTATGATGTAATTTTTATAGCAACAAAATCAATGCAATTAAGAAGTATGCTAGAGAAAGTAAAACATCTAATTCATGAAGATACAAAAGTTATTTGTATTCTAAATGGTTTAGGTCATGTTGACACGTTAAAAGATTTTGTAGAAGAAAAGAATATATTAATTGGTGTCACTGTATGGACGAGTGGTTTAGGTGGACCAGGAGTTTTAAAGGCTTATGGTTCGGGAAAAACTGAAATTAAACAAGTAAAAGAAGATAATTTAGACGAAACTCTAAAGCTTATTGAACGTTTAAATCAAGCGGGACTTAATATGAATTATTCAGATAATACATATCAATCGATATGGCACAAAGCAGGGTTGAATTGTGTTTTAAATACTTATTGTACATTGATAGATTGTAATATAAATCAATATGGAAGTTATGAAAAGCACTTAGATTTGACTCGTGCTATTCTGAATGAAGTAACAGCGGTTGGTCACGCTGAAGGTATTGATGTTAAGCAAGAAATAATTGAGAAAAATATAGAAAATTGTTTTGATCCGAAAACTGCAGGATTGCATTATCCATCATTATATCAAGATATGAAAAATGGTAGATTGACAGAAATAGATTACTTAAATGGAGAAATCTCTCGTTTAGGTAAAATTCACAACATTCCTACCCCAGTATGCGATGTTATTACATTGATGATACATTCAAAAGAGTCAGTAAATGGCAATAAATAA
- a CDS encoding cation:dicarboxylate symporter family transporter — MGNKFTFFEKFIMISTKETLLFLVLLFTLFYLMYYLSKRRVSSAKRTLLATAIGLVLGIVIQAYSGFSDDPTKIKYVVEITKWYSLFGNGFIDLIKMLIIPLVLVSIINVIVNINANTDIKKLTRFTLIITLGMVAISSTVGFLVGTAFKLGSSSIILGSGESKIKEVKDVVTILRELIPSNPIKAMVDFNVIGIVIFAMFIGIAARYIQNKDKDKVKSFVGYIASLHAIVSRITVMVIKLLPYAVIPLLANTIAQRGLKSIKDVLLFIILLYLAVIVQFIIQGLFLVFHGLSPITYFRKASKALILAFTSRSSAGTLPLTINTLTKELGVNQSTASFVASFSSTAGMQGCAGIYPAMLIVFLANANGIAIDATLFVMSIIVVTLGSVGIAGVPGTAITAASVSVNGVGFGAFFNQINPILAIDPILDMGRTCLNVSGGMTNSIMVDKHLKLFNKEEFDKFENKK; from the coding sequence ATGGGAAATAAGTTTACATTTTTTGAAAAATTTATTATGATTTCTACAAAGGAGACATTATTATTCTTAGTATTGCTTTTTACGTTATTTTATTTAATGTATTATCTATCTAAAAGACGTGTTAGTTCGGCAAAAAGAACGTTATTAGCAACTGCTATAGGATTAGTACTTGGAATTGTAATTCAAGCATATTCTGGATTTAGTGATGATCCAACGAAAATAAAATATGTTGTAGAAATTACAAAATGGTATTCGCTATTCGGAAATGGATTTATTGATTTAATTAAAATGTTAATTATTCCATTGGTTTTAGTGTCAATTATTAATGTTATTGTTAATATAAATGCTAATACAGATATAAAAAAATTAACACGTTTTACATTAATAATTACTCTAGGGATGGTAGCAATAAGTTCAACAGTTGGTTTTTTAGTAGGAACAGCATTTAAATTAGGAAGCAGTTCTATAATATTAGGTAGCGGTGAAAGTAAAATAAAAGAAGTAAAAGATGTAGTAACTATCTTACGTGAATTAATCCCGTCAAATCCTATTAAGGCTATGGTTGATTTTAATGTTATTGGTATTGTCATTTTCGCTATGTTTATAGGAATAGCTGCAAGGTATATTCAAAATAAAGATAAAGATAAAGTTAAATCTTTTGTTGGATACATAGCAAGTCTTCATGCTATAGTGTCCCGTATTACAGTTATGGTCATAAAGCTATTACCATATGCTGTAATTCCATTATTGGCAAATACAATTGCTCAACGTGGACTAAAATCTATTAAAGATGTATTACTGTTTATTATACTACTTTATTTAGCAGTAATTGTTCAATTTATAATTCAAGGATTATTTTTAGTATTTCATGGATTATCTCCAATTACATACTTTAGGAAAGCAAGTAAAGCATTAATACTAGCGTTTACGTCACGTTCAAGTGCAGGTACATTACCCCTAACTATCAATACTCTTACAAAAGAGTTAGGTGTCAATCAATCGACTGCAAGCTTTGTAGCTTCATTTTCTTCTACAGCAGGAATGCAAGGGTGTGCTGGTATTTATCCAGCAATGCTAATAGTATTTTTAGCAAATGCTAATGGTATAGCTATTGATGCTACATTATTTGTTATGTCAATTATAGTTGTGACTCTTGGTTCAGTAGGAATAGCAGGTGTGCCAGGGACAGCAATTACGGCTGCATCAGTTTCAGTTAATGGAGTTGGATTTGGAGCGTTCTTTAATCAAATTAATCCAATTTTAGCAATAGATCCAATTTTAGATATGGGACGTACTTGTTTAAATGTAAGTGGTGGGATGACGAATTCTATTATGGTTGATAAACATCTTAAATTATTTAATAAAGAAGAATTTGATAAATTTGAAAATAAAAAGTAG
- the rsmG gene encoding 16S rRNA (guanine(527)-N(7))-methyltransferase RsmG produces MNKEQFYKKVEEKTNIVLSDIQKKQYEKYFELVVEWNQKINLTAITEEEEFYTKHFYDSISLSFYRDYSKVSNICDVGSGAGFPSIPLKILYPHLEVTIVDSLNKRIKFLNLLQEELGLTNCNFIHARAEEVGQDKNFRESFEIVTARAVARLNVLVELCLPLVKKGGYFLSLKAQKAEEETNEAINAIKLLGGKLEQDIEFDLEGEERHILEIRKTKETPNKYPRKAGLPNKKPLL; encoded by the coding sequence ATGAATAAGGAACAATTCTATAAAAAAGTTGAGGAAAAAACAAATATAGTTCTTAGTGATATTCAAAAGAAGCAGTATGAGAAGTATTTTGAATTAGTGGTAGAATGGAATCAAAAAATTAATTTAACTGCGATAACTGAAGAAGAGGAATTTTATACTAAACATTTTTATGATTCTATTTCACTCTCGTTTTATAGAGATTACAGTAAAGTAAGTAATATTTGTGATGTAGGAAGCGGAGCAGGATTTCCCTCGATTCCTCTTAAAATATTATATCCACATTTAGAAGTAACAATAGTTGATTCGTTAAATAAGCGTATTAAATTTTTAAATCTACTTCAAGAGGAATTGGGATTGACAAATTGCAACTTTATACATGCACGTGCAGAAGAAGTTGGTCAAGATAAAAATTTTAGAGAGAGTTTTGAGATAGTAACAGCTAGGGCAGTTGCTCGTTTAAATGTTTTAGTTGAACTATGCCTACCATTAGTAAAAAAAGGTGGTTATTTCTTGAGTTTAAAAGCACAAAAAGCTGAAGAAGAAACGAATGAAGCAATAAATGCAATAAAACTATTAGGTGGAAAGTTAGAACAAGATATAGAATTTGACTTAGAAGGAGAAGAACGCCATATACTGGAAATAAGAAAAACAAAAGAAACACCGAACAAATATCCAAGAAAAGCAGGATTACCTAATAAAAAACCATTACTATAA
- the mnmG gene encoding tRNA uridine-5-carboxymethylaminomethyl(34) synthesis enzyme MnmG, protein MTKFLKEYDVIVIGGGHAGIEAAHAASRKGVKTLMITINLDTIGFMPCNPSVGGPAKGIVVREVDALGGLMGRVADKTNIQSKMLNTAKGPAVRALRMQSDKVAYQTEMKRILEGTPNLDIEQAMVRELIIENNKVVGLKTMLGTAYKAKVIIITTGTYLRGEIVIGDVKYSSGPNHQMPSIDLAKQLEELGFDLVRFKTGTPPRVNADSVDFSQTAIQPGDNEKYAFSYETTEYVEDQIPCWLTYTNTTTHEIIDRNLGRSAMYSGVIKGTGPRYCPSIEDKYVRFNDKERHQLFLEPEGRNTKEIYIQGLSTSLPDDVQHDMVRSIAGLENAVIIRNGYAIEYDAVNPMTLWPTLETKLIDGLFTAGQINGTSGYEEAAGQGIMAGINAACKILGEEPMILGRDEAYIGVLIDDLVTKGTNEPYRLLTSRAEHRLLLRHDNADMRLTEKAYNYGLVTEERYRKFSEKRQAVADEIERLKTFRITPTANTLEKLVELNSAEIRDGILAIDMLRRPELSHKNVMYLADDSTILPKDIVEQVEIEVKYEGYIKKSLQQVEKLKKMNAMKIPSDLDYDEVPSLAIEAREKLKKVLPLTIGQASRISGVNPADISILLVFLEQRRGMNNE, encoded by the coding sequence ATGACTAAATTTTTAAAAGAATATGATGTTATTGTAATTGGGGGAGGTCATGCTGGGATTGAGGCTGCGCACGCAGCGAGCAGAAAAGGTGTAAAAACTCTTATGATTACAATTAATTTGGATACAATTGGCTTTATGCCATGTAATCCAAGTGTGGGGGGGCCTGCCAAAGGAATAGTTGTTCGTGAAGTTGATGCGCTTGGTGGACTTATGGGACGTGTTGCGGATAAAACAAATATTCAAAGTAAGATGTTAAATACAGCAAAAGGTCCAGCTGTTCGTGCATTGAGAATGCAATCTGATAAAGTAGCTTACCAGACTGAAATGAAACGTATTTTAGAGGGAACACCCAACTTAGATATTGAACAAGCGATGGTTCGAGAGTTAATAATAGAAAATAATAAAGTAGTTGGACTGAAAACTATGCTAGGTACAGCTTATAAAGCTAAGGTAATTATTATTACTACAGGTACTTATCTGCGTGGTGAAATAGTTATCGGCGATGTAAAGTATTCATCAGGTCCGAATCATCAAATGCCATCAATTGATTTAGCAAAACAATTAGAAGAATTAGGGTTTGATTTAGTAAGATTCAAAACAGGAACACCTCCGCGTGTTAATGCGGACAGTGTAGATTTTTCACAAACTGCAATTCAACCTGGTGATAATGAGAAGTATGCATTTAGTTATGAAACTACGGAATATGTTGAAGACCAAATTCCATGTTGGTTAACTTATACAAATACAACTACCCACGAGATAATAGATAGAAATCTTGGGCGTTCAGCTATGTACTCAGGAGTAATAAAAGGAACAGGACCAAGATATTGTCCAAGTATAGAAGATAAATACGTGAGATTTAATGATAAAGAGAGACATCAATTATTTTTAGAACCTGAAGGGCGCAATACAAAAGAGATATATATTCAAGGATTGTCAACATCGTTACCTGATGATGTTCAACATGATATGGTAAGAAGTATAGCTGGATTAGAAAATGCAGTAATTATTAGAAATGGATATGCCATAGAATATGATGCAGTAAACCCTATGACATTATGGCCGACTCTAGAAACAAAATTAATAGATGGATTATTCACTGCTGGTCAAATTAATGGAACAAGTGGATATGAAGAGGCGGCTGGTCAAGGAATTATGGCGGGGATTAACGCAGCGTGTAAAATTTTAGGTGAAGAACCTATGATTTTAGGACGTGATGAAGCTTATATTGGTGTCTTGATAGATGACTTAGTAACTAAAGGAACAAATGAACCATATAGATTATTGACATCGCGTGCGGAACATAGATTATTACTACGTCACGATAATGCTGATATGCGTTTAACAGAAAAAGCATATAATTATGGATTAGTAACTGAAGAAAGATATAGAAAATTCAGTGAAAAACGTCAAGCAGTGGCTGATGAAATAGAAAGATTAAAAACATTTAGAATAACACCAACTGCAAATACATTAGAAAAACTAGTGGAATTAAATAGTGCAGAAATAAGAGACGGAATACTTGCAATTGATATGTTAAGACGTCCAGAATTGAGCCATAAAAATGTTATGTATTTAGCAGATGATTCTACAATATTGCCTAAAGATATTGTTGAACAAGTAGAAATAGAAGTTAAATATGAAGGATATATAAAAAAATCTTTACAACAAGTTGAAAAACTTAAAAAAATGAATGCGATGAAAATTCCAAGTGATTTAGATTATGATGAGGTACCGAGTTTGGCAATAGAAGCTCGTGAAAAACTTAAAAAAGTTTTACCGTTAACAATAGGTCAAGCGTCTCGTATTTCTGGAGTTAATCCAGCGGATATTTCTATTCTATTAGTTTTCTTAGAACAAAGAAGAGGGATGAATAATGAATAA